The region TCGGCCAGCTTCGGACCACCCCCGCGTGCGCGGGGAAGACGTCGTGGCGGGTGCCTGCACGGCAACCGGGCTGGGACCATCCCCGCGTGCGCGGGGAAGACCGTGCGACGCCTCGGCGCAGGCAGCGCCAGCCGGGACCACCCCCGCGTGCGCGGGGAAGACCGCCGTGGGCCGCCACACGGTGGCCCACTTCCAGGACCACCCCCGCGTGCGCGGGGAAGACGGATTGTTGATGCTTTATGGCGGGTGCCCAGACGGACCACCCCCGCGTGCGCGGGGAAGACAAACGTTGTGCCTCGGCCTTCGGAACACGCGCGGGACCACCCCCGCGTGCGCGGGGAAGACGGCGGCCGCCGGTGCTGCGTTCTGGTCGCGCTGGGACCACCCCCGCGTGCGCGGGGAAGACCGACTGGTTGACTGCGGATCACGGGCGGGCTCCGGACCACCCCCGCGTGCGCGGGGAAGACGGCGGCGTGAACCTCACGACGATCCAGACCGACGGACCACCCCCGCGTGCGCGGGGAAGACGATGGTGAAGGTGACCGCCCAGACCGGCCGGCCGGACCACCCCCGCGTGCGCGGGGAAGACCGCGACGCAGGCGGCGGCAGCGGCCGCGGCGGAGGACCACCCCCGCGTGCGCGGGGAAGACCACGTCGCCGACCAAGCCCTTGAGGTTGGCGGAGGACCACCCCCGCGTGCGCGGGGAAGACCACGTCGCCGACCAAGCCCTTGAGGTTGGCGGGCGGACCACCCCCGCGTGCGCGGGGAAGACGGCCTTGGCCAGCGTCTCTTCCTCGTCGGCGAGGGACCACCCCCGCGTGCGCGGGGAAGACCAGTTCGGGTGGGCGACCGTGTCGCGCCAGAACGGACCACCCCCGCGTGCGCGGGGAAGACTCGTGCCGCGCCTTGCGCGCCACCGCCTCGGTGGGACCACCCCCGCGTGCGCGGGGAAGACTTCAAGCACGCCCGCGACTACCCGCGCCCGCACAAGCGGACCACCCCCGCGTGCGCGGGGAAGACCACCTCGCGCTGACGGACCGGATCACGCCGCTGGGACCACCCCCGCGTGCGCGGGGAAGACCGAGATCACCGCCGGCGGGCAGTTCATCGTCAGCGGACCACCCCCGCGTGCGCGGGGAAGACCCCGACACGTGGCGTCGATGGTGGACCGTCGACGGACCACCCCCGCGTGCGCGGGGAAGACCCCGACCCGGCCGCCACCGCAGCCGCCGTCACGGGACCACCCCCGCGTGCGCGGGGAAGACGTGCGCGGGTAGTCGTAGCCGTAGCGCAGCAGGGGACCACCCCCGCGTGCGCGGGGAAGACTCGATCTGGCCGGCCCGGCTGGTGGTCTGCAACGGACCACTCCCGCGTGCGCGGGGAAGACAGCCGGTGCACGGCGAGGGGCACGTCGGGTGCCGGACCACCCCCGCGTGCGCGGGGAAGACGCTTCTTGACCTGGGAGGTTACAGGGCTACCGGCTAGTATTGATTCTGTACATTGTGGTCTCGTTTATGTCTGGTGTGGCTGTCAGTCGGTTGTCCGGGGGAGGTCACTGGTTGATCGACTCTGCGTGCCTGGGGGTATCCGGTAGGACGTGTGGGCGTGTCGTGATGTCCCGCGTGACGTGGTCGGTGAGTTGGGTGCTGCGGTCGTACAGGTGGCCGTCGGTGTCGAGGTAGTCGGTGGTTGTGGGTTCGTACCAGGGGGTGTGCTGATTCTTGTCGATGCAGCGGCGTAGAGGGGTGTTGGTGTCGGTGAGGCGGGTGAGGGTGGGCCAGAGCCAGCGGTCGCGGTAGTGGATAAGAGCCGAGGTGGGGCCGTTGGTGTCGTAGTAGGCGTCCTGCCAGGCGGCGTAGAGGGCGGTGAGGTCTTCGACTGCTCGTCCGTGGTGGTGCCAGCAGGGTGGGATGTGTTGGTGGTGTGGGAGTTCTTCGCGGGTGTTGATGTGGGTGACGAAGTCGTGGAGTTGGTGGCGGAGGGTGGTGGCGCGGTCGGTGTCGAGGTATTGCCAAGACCATTCGCCCGGCTCGGTGCGGGGTTGGCTTGGGTGGAGGGTTTCGAGTGCGTCGACGAGGTGTTCGACGGTGTCGGTGAGTTCGAGGTGCCGGGTGCGTAGTTCGGCGAGCGTTCTGGCCAGGTCTGCGGGGGTGGGGTTGGTCATGACGCGACGCGTCCCATGCGTTGCTCAGCCTGCTGTTTGAGCTTGTGCAGGTGCTGTGCGTCGGCGTGCTCGAACCAGGCGTCGAGGTGGACCACGGTGGCCGGTGTGTTGCGGTAGAGCAGGAGGGCTTGGCCGTCGGGCAGGGTGCGGAGCTGGTCGATGCGGAGGGCTTTTTCCCAGGTGTAGCTGGTGGAGCGGGTGCGTCGGAATTCGCCGGTGCTGGCGCTGGTGTTGAGGGTGTGGGTGTCGCCGACGAGACGGGAGAGGTCGTCGAGGGTGTCGGCTTCGGCTACGCCGCCGAGGATGAGGCGGGTGGTGACGGAGTTCCAGATTTCTCTTGTTTGGTCTTTGCCCCAGCGGCGTTGGAGTTGGCCGAGTCCTTGGCAGGCGAGGATCATGTGGATGCCGCGTCCGCCGGAGTCGGAGACGAGTTGGCCGAGGTTTTCGGGGGCGGCGACGTTGCCGATTTCGTCCCAGGGGCAGCGTAGGGGTGGGTCGAGGCGTCCGTCGGGGTAGTGGGTGGCGAGGCGTTTGGCTTGGTGGTGGATGTGCAGGGCGAGGGCGGAGGCGAGTGGTCCGGCGGAGCCGACGCCGCCTTCGCTGATGATGTAGAGGGTGTCGCGCGAGGTGAGGAACCGGGCGACGTCGAACTGCTCGCCTGCGCGGGGTGAGCAGGCGTCGAGCAGGCCGGGGGAGTTGAGCGGGTCGAGGACGAGGTTGAGGGTTTGGGCGATGCCGCCGAGCATTTCGCCTGCGGTGTTGGTGGTGAGGTCGCGCAGAGTGTGGGCCCAATGGGCGCTGGTGGGGGACCGGCGCAGGATGGTGGCGGGTTCGTCGTCGGTCCAGCGTGATGACCAGGCCAGCACGTCGCGCATGGTTTTGCCGGACAGGGCGGCGGCGTGGAGCCAGGCGCGCAGGACGCGGGCGGCGGAGTCGGTGAAGAAGCCGGCGTTGGTGGTGCCGTCCATGGGGCGGGCGGCGACGAGTTCGCGGGCTCGGCGGATGGCTTCGTCGGGGTCGTGGCAGCCGGTGACGGGGTTCCAGCGCATCGGTTCGGGCCAGCCGGTGACGTTTTCGGGGTCGAAGACGTGGACGTGGCCGAGTTGTTCGCGGATGCCGACGGTGGCGGCGAGGACGTCGCCTTTGGTGGAGGTGGTGACGACCGGGCCGGGGGCGTCCAGGACGCGGGGGATGATGCGTCGGTTGGTTTTGCCTTGTCTCGTGCCGACCATGACGAGTTCGGCGTCTTCGTGTTGGCCGTAGAGGTCGATGCGGTGGTGGACTGATCGGCCCATGTGGACGGCGATCTCCGACATCTGCTGGCGGGCCAGGTTGCCGGTGAGTGAGGGGCGTGCGCGGCGGGCTCGTGCGCGGGCGGCCGAGGCCCCGAGTGTCCGCCGGAGTTGACGGCCGGTGGCCAGGGTGTCCTCGCGGCGCAGCCGGCGCGCGGCGAAGGCTGTCGCGACGGTGGTGGCGGTTGATACGAGCAGTTCGACCAGGCCGGTGACGGTCCACCAGAGTGCGGGGTGGGAGTCGGGATGGCCGAACGCTGCTCCCGGATCGGCTGGATCGCGCAGCAGGATGACGGTGGCGCGTGCCCACCCGGCGGCGCGCCAAGTCCAGCCGTGGCCATCCAGCAGGGCGGTGAGCGCACCGCCCACCGCGAGGCCGGTCACCAGCCCGACCGCGAGCACCGCGAGGAACAGGGCGACCGCGAGGGCGAGGAGTTGGTCGTCGCCGTGCGGGTCGCGGCGGCCGGTCATGGGGTGCCGGTTTCGTGTGGGGTGTCGCGCATGGTCTGGTCGGTGTCGATGAGTTCCCATTCGTGTCCGCCGCGTAGGACGGTGTGGTCGACGAGGTAGGGGGAGTCGTTGATCTTCCAGAGGGCGGTGCCCTGTTCGAGGAGGGTGAGCAGGGTGGTCTGGGTGTCGTCGAGGTGGAGTTCGGTGGCGGTGGTGGCGAGTTGGTCGGAGCGTTGGCGGTAGAGGATGCGTGTGCCGCAGTCGGCGAGTAGGGCGCGGCCGTAGTACTGGGATTCTGGGGTGCCGCCGAGGAGGTCGGTGAGGCGGTGGCATAGGAGGAGGGTGGCGTTGCCGGTGGCGCGGGAGACTTTCTGGCCTGCGTTGGTGCGGGCCATGAGGGCGGGGAACCTGTTGAGGCGCCAGGCTTCGTCGTAGACGGTGTAGCGGTGGCCGGGGCGGTGGGCGAAGGCCAGTTCGATCACCGACTGGGTGGTGGCCATGACCAGGGCGACGGCGGTGTCGCTGGTCTTGACGCGGCTGATGTCGACGACGGTGGCGGTGTCGCGCCAGTCGAGTTGGTTGTCGGGACGGATGTCGTCCAGGAGTCCGGACAGGCTGCCGCGGGTCAGGGCACGGATCGCGAGGCCGATCTCGTGCGTGCGGTCGCGCAGCGTCGCCTGGTCGAGGTGGTGGAGTTCGGCCATCCGTTTGGTGGGGTCCAGCAGAAGGTCGACCAAAAGGCCGAGGTGGATGGGGCGGAGGCGGGTGAGGTCGCCATCGACGTCGCGCCACCCGGTGGCGGCAGTGAGGGCGGTTTCCAGGGCGGTGCGCTCGTCCATGGTCAGGGCGCGTTGGTCGGGGAGCAGGGTGCGGATCAGGGCGGCGAGGAGTTCCTCCCAGTGGGAGCGGACGATGGGCCACCACAGCTGGTCGGTCATGCCCTCGGGCTTGGGCGGGAGGGCCAGGGCGTTGAGGCGTTCGGTCATGCCCGGCCCCAGGCGCAGGACTCGGCCGCCGAGGGCGTCGACCACTGGGACCCATTCGCCGCGGATGTCGCCGGGTACGGCGAAGCGGCGGCCGAAGGCGACGCCACGGACGCACAACGACTTGGCGAGGGCGGATTTGCCGCTGCCGATGACGCCGGCGATGAAGATCCCGGCGTCGTGGAGCAGGCCGAGGGAGTAGAGCCGCCACGGGTCGAAGCAGAACGGGCTGCCGGAGAGCCGTTCCTGCCCGATGTAGGTGCCGACCGGCGGCAGGCCGACCCCGGCCAGCCACGGCAGGACGCCGCGCAACTGGGCGGTGGACTCGACGTGGGCGGGCAGCCGCATCCGGTGGACGACCCGACCCGCTCTCCGTCCGACGGGGCCCAGCCACGGGCGCGGCACCCACCCGGGCAGCGCATCCCCGACCTGTTCAGCCCGGTGGCCGGTCATCGCAAACCTCGGGCGAGGGGGAGTGCGGCGGCCCAGAAGCCTTGGTCCTGTTCCCAGTGCAGCACGTGGGGTTCCACCGTGGACTCGTTGAGGGCTGCTTCGGCCGCGCCCGCCTCGACTTCGAGTTCCTCGCGGGTGGTGGCGGTGATGGAGATGAAGCCGAGGAACCGGAAGTGGGCGAAGCCTTCGACGAGTTCGGCTTCGCGGCGGTGCAGGTCTTCGGCTTCGCGCCGGTCGGAGCGTTTGGTGCGGCGGTCGATGCGCCGGTTCATGGTCTCGCGGGCGTCGTCGGCCCCGGCCTCGACGTCGATGCGGGTCTGGGCTCTGCGGGCGGGGATCGGTTCCAGTACCAGGGAGAGGGTGCGGCGGGAGGTGAGGCGCAGCAGGAACGGTTCGAGGAAGCCGACCGGGACGCCGCTGTCGGCGCGCGGCCATTCCGCGATCCACCACGTCCGGTGCACGGCGGAGTCGGTCGCGTAGTGGGTACGGGCGGCGGTGGTGGCCATCGGGTGACACGCGCTCGGGTCGACACCGGAGGGCGTGCCGGAGTCGCCGCCGGCGTGGTCACCACGTCCGCCGCCGCGCCGGTCGAGCATCGCGGTGGCAGCAGGGTCGAACGCGGTGCGCACGAGGTAGGCCAAGCCGCGCGGGGGTAGCCAGCCGCGCACGGTGATCCCGGCCGACCGCAGGCCGCGTTCGACTCGGGTGATCTCGGCGAACAGCACCGAGGCCGCGCCATCCGCGCCGCCTCCTGCGGCTTTGATGCGTGCGCCGGCGCGTCGGGGGTCGAGTTTGAGGATCAGGAACGACTCGTGGCGTTGGCCGGCGCGGCCGTGCGTGCCGATCAGTTCCTCGTACGCGGCGGCGGCGAACGGGTTGGCGTGCTCGCCGCGCACGTTCCACTCCCGGCGGACCGGGTCGCCGGACTCGGGGATCACCCGCTGGAGGATCTGGATGCG is a window of Saccharothrix espanaensis DSM 44229 DNA encoding:
- a CDS encoding DUF4913 domain-containing protein, whose product is MTNPTPADLARTLAELRTRHLELTDTVEHLVDALETLHPSQPRTEPGEWSWQYLDTDRATTLRHQLHDFVTHINTREELPHHQHIPPCWHHHGRAVEDLTALYAAWQDAYYDTNGPTSALIHYRDRWLWPTLTRLTDTNTPLRRCIDKNQHTPWYEPTTTDYLDTDGHLYDRSTQLTDHVTRDITTRPHVLPDTPRHAESINQ
- a CDS encoding type IV secretory system conjugative DNA transfer family protein, whose amino-acid sequence is MTGRRDPHGDDQLLALAVALFLAVLAVGLVTGLAVGGALTALLDGHGWTWRAAGWARATVILLRDPADPGAAFGHPDSHPALWWTVTGLVELLVSTATTVATAFAARRLRREDTLATGRQLRRTLGASAARARARRARPSLTGNLARQQMSEIAVHMGRSVHHRIDLYGQHEDAELVMVGTRQGKTNRRIIPRVLDAPGPVVTTSTKGDVLAATVGIREQLGHVHVFDPENVTGWPEPMRWNPVTGCHDPDEAIRRARELVAARPMDGTTNAGFFTDSAARVLRAWLHAAALSGKTMRDVLAWSSRWTDDEPATILRRSPTSAHWAHTLRDLTTNTAGEMLGGIAQTLNLVLDPLNSPGLLDACSPRAGEQFDVARFLTSRDTLYIISEGGVGSAGPLASALALHIHHQAKRLATHYPDGRLDPPLRCPWDEIGNVAAPENLGQLVSDSGGRGIHMILACQGLGQLQRRWGKDQTREIWNSVTTRLILGGVAEADTLDDLSRLVGDTHTLNTSASTGEFRRTRSTSYTWEKALRIDQLRTLPDGQALLLYRNTPATVVHLDAWFEHADAQHLHKLKQQAEQRMGRVAS
- a CDS encoding ATP-binding protein — translated: MRGVLPWLAGVGLPPVGTYIGQERLSGSPFCFDPWRLYSLGLLHDAGIFIAGVIGSGKSALAKSLCVRGVAFGRRFAVPGDIRGEWVPVVDALGGRVLRLGPGMTERLNALALPPKPEGMTDQLWWPIVRSHWEELLAALIRTLLPDQRALTMDERTALETALTAATGWRDVDGDLTRLRPIHLGLLVDLLLDPTKRMAELHHLDQATLRDRTHEIGLAIRALTRGSLSGLLDDIRPDNQLDWRDTATVVDISRVKTSDTAVALVMATTQSVIELAFAHRPGHRYTVYDEAWRLNRFPALMARTNAGQKVSRATGNATLLLCHRLTDLLGGTPESQYYGRALLADCGTRILYRQRSDQLATTATELHLDDTQTTLLTLLEQGTALWKINDSPYLVDHTVLRGGHEWELIDTDQTMRDTPHETGTP
- a CDS encoding SCO6880 family protein, yielding MVTAIRVRFSKRRSDGVLWGKTSAQLVCLVVALFTAVTGLNTTGVLKAVPLAVAGLLVAAALVPVFGRPLVDFAPILLGRLVTRSTGEHEYRGGPFRLRPHERVPDGPKLPGDLSRLRFHAYQVGEDRDRDLGVVTDTLDGGMAAALEIGADTFALLDTAEQAHRVVGFGAVLNSLCRSDSPLSRIQILQRVIPESGDPVRREWNVRGEHANPFAAAAYEELIGTHGRAGQRHESFLILKLDPRRAGARIKAAGGGADGAASVLFAEITRVERGLRSAGITVRGWLPPRGLAYLVRTAFDPAATAMLDRRGGGRGDHAGGDSGTPSGVDPSACHPMATTAARTHYATDSAVHRTWWIAEWPRADSGVPVGFLEPFLLRLTSRRTLSLVLEPIPARRAQTRIDVEAGADDARETMNRRIDRRTKRSDRREAEDLHRREAELVEGFAHFRFLGFISITATTREELEVEAGAAEAALNESTVEPHVLHWEQDQGFWAAALPLARGLR